In the Diprion similis isolate iyDipSimi1 chromosome 2, iyDipSimi1.1, whole genome shotgun sequence genome, one interval contains:
- the LOC124416332 gene encoding kinesin-like protein unc-104 isoform X9, with product MSSVKVAVRVRPFNNRELSREAQCIIDMVGNTTSIINPKAPPGTKDAIKSFNYDYSYFSMDPNDENYSSQIMVYKDIGEEMLQHAFEGYNVCIFAYGQTGAGKSYTMMGKQEEGQEGIIPQICDDLFRKISRNSSDHLKYSVEVSYMEIYCERVRDLLNPKNKGNLRVREHPLLGPYVEDLSKLAVMSYQDIHDLIDEGNKARTVAATNMNETSSRSHAVFTIFFTQQRHDSTTDLITEKVSKISLVDLAGSERADSTGAKGTRLKEGANINKSLTTLGKVISALAEIAATKKKKKADFIPYRDSVLTWLLRENLGGNSKTAMIAAVSPADINYDETLSTLRYADRAKQIVCKAVVNEDANAKLIRELKEEIQKLRELLKQEGIDVQEGDEPQTMKTSKREDDIKETRQRVPSHPASAIAEEAVDQLQASEKLIAELNETWEDKLKRTESIRLQREAVFAEMGVAVKEDGMTVGVFSPKKTPHLVNLNEDPFMSECLIYYIKDGFTRIGSAEANIPQDIQLCGPHILSEHCVFENHEGIITLMPKKGALIYVNGREITEPIVLKTGSRVILGKNHVFRFNHPDQVRSFKVRERREKNSPAETPGNGETVDWNFAQIELLEKQGIDLKAEMEKRLLVLEEQFRKEKEEADQLFEEQRKNYEARIDALQKQVEEQSMTMSMYSSYTPEDFNNIEEDIFVNPLFDAESNWSEREFQLAAWAFRKWKYHQFTSLRDDLWGNAIFLKEANAISVELKKKVQFQFTLLTDTLYSPLPVDLLPAIEDEDDDERPFPRTIVAVEVQDTKNGATHYWTLDKLRQRLELMRHIYNEDLSPSTPEAKEDFFPCLTVCSNQKFSLANLLPSRQRLELMREMYHNEAELSPTSPDYNIETITGGDPFYDRFPWFRMVGRSFIYLSNLMYPVPLIHKVAIVNEKGDVKGYLRVAVQAVIEEENSEYSSGVRQSARISFEDDLFGNHRYNKRNTLLTQTLEKNQQNLLQEERVVEGSTEVKDSKESKDDEEVGDADSGRGDSSVSSDMKEEELPEHLQPGVEFTFRVTVLQAMGISTEYADIFCQFNFLHRHDEAFSTEPVKNAGKGNPPLGFYHVQNITVTVTKSFLEYLKTQPIVFEVFGHYQQHPLHKDAKLEYSARQPPKRMLPPSIPISQPVRSPKFGSVLPSPSTSHVHAKYDVLVWFEICELAPNGEYVPSVVDHSDDLPCRGLFLLHQGIQRRIRITIVHEHASELRWKDVRELVVGRIRNTPEPEEEDNDSSVLSLGLFPGEYLEIPGDDRCMFRFEAAWDSSLHNSALLNRVTSYGEQIFMTISAYLELENCGRPAIITKDLSMIIYGRDARVGPRSLKHLFSGHYRNQEANRLSGVYELVLRRASEAGSPGVQRRQRRVLDTSSTYVRGEENLHGWRPRGDSLIFDHQWELEKLTRLEEVERVRHTLLLRERLGIDKVPFCNKTAHDFTKSEKEVCNMVAKATNEPHASPIKLKKSASKDVYEPWEMTDRERELATKCVKLIQGRIPSKEPIVLSDVSPGEDAITDMSTSMISSVMSTSSQESVYQHKCDGFKQPTGIIVRTRSKSCIFRLSSPERARLQELQDSMMAGESASQVNSMAPAPLGSSSPLKESLVLYVPEVEEIRISPVIARKGYLNILEHKTNGWKKRWVAVRRPYVFIFREEKDPVERALINLATAQVEYSEDQLAMVKVPNTFSVVTKHRGYLLQTLGDKEVYDWLYAINPLLAGQIRSKLARKGPGSNIAPITLAPPPEPQTQAK from the exons ATGTCGTCGGTGAAGGTGGCGGTCCGGGTGCGGCCCTTCAATAACCGTGAATTATCCCGAGAAGCTCAATGCATCATCGATATGGTTGGCAACACGACGT CTATCATAAATCCGAAAGCACCACCTGGTACCAAAGATGCTATCAAGAGCTTCAATTACGATTACTCCTATTTTTCTATGGAC CCGAACGATGAAAACTACTCTTCACAAATAATGGTGTATAAGGATATTGGAGAGGAGATGTTGCAGCATGCATTCGAGG GGTACAACGTATGTATCTTTGCTTATGGTCAAACCGGCGCGGGAAAATCTTATACGATGATGGGAAAGCAAGAAGAGGGCCAGGAAGGAATTATCCCACAAATATGTGACGATCTGTTTAGAAAAATCAGTAGAAATTCAAGTGATCATCTCAAATACTCCGTTGAAGTGAGCTACATGGAAATATATTGCGAACGAGTGCGTGATTTACttaatccgaaaaacaaaGGAAATTTACGAGTCAGAGAACATCCACTGCTGGGTCCTTATGTCGAAGATTTATCTAAGTTAGCAGTGATGTCGTATCAAGATATTCATGATCTTATTGACGAAGGCAATAAAGCcag GACTGTTGCGGCTACAAACATGAACGAAACATCCAGCAGATCCCACGCAGTgttcacaatattttttacacaacaAAGACACGACAGTACAACAGATCTAATCACGGAGAAAGTCAGTAAAATCTCACTGGTTGATTTGGCTGGCTCTGAAAGAGCAGATTCTACCGGTGCAAAAGGCACAAGACTCAAAGAAGGTGCCAATATCAATAAGAGTTTGACTACTCTGGGAAAAGTTATCAGTGCATTAGCTGAAATT GCG gcaacgaaaaagaagaagaaagcaGACTTCATCCCATACAGAGATTCGGTTTTGACATGGTTACTCCGTGAAAATCTTGGTGGAAATTCGAAGACCGCTATGATTGCAGCTGTTAGCCCAGCTGACATTAATTACGATGAAACTCTTTCCACATTGAG atatgCAGACAGAGCAAAACAGATTGTTTGCAAAGCTGTTGTCAATGAGGATGCTAATGCTAAACTTATTAgagaattgaaagaagaaattcagAAGCTGCGGGAGCTTCTAAAACAGGAGGGCATCGACGTACAAGAAG GAGATGAACCACAAACGATGAAAACTTCCAAGAGAGAGGACGATATTAAAGAAACAAGACAACGAGTACCATCACATCCCGCGTCTGCCATTGCCGAAGAGGCTGTAGACCAGCTACAAGCTAGTGAGAAACTTATAGCTG AATTGAACGAAACTTGGGAGGATAAAttgaaacgaacggaatcaaTACGTCTACAGAGAGAAGCTGTGTTTGCTGAAATGGGTGTCGCCGTAAAAGAAGACGGCATGACCGTTGGtgtattttcaccaaaaaagaCACCGCATTTAGTAAATCTCAATGAAGATCCATTCATGTCCGAGTGTCTCATTTACTACATTAAAGATGGTTTCACAAGAATTGGTTCTGCCGAAGCAAACATCCCACAGGATATACAATTATGTGGACCACACATTTTGAGCGAGCATTGTGTATTTGAGAATCACGAGGGTATTATCACATTGATGCCAAAGAAGGGAGCACTAATATACGTGAATGGCCGCGAGATCACAGAGCCAATCGTTCTCAAAACTGGATCTCGAGTAATATTGGGAAAGAATCACGTGTTTAGATTCAACCACCCTGATCAAg TGCGTTCGTTCAAAGTGCGGGAGCGGCGTGAGAAAAATTCACCAGCTGAAACACCAGGCAATGGTGAGACTGTGGATTGGAATTTTGCACAGATTGAACTGCTTGAGAAACAAGGTATTGACTTGAAAGCTGAGATGGAAAAAAGACTATTAGTCCTCGAGGAACAATTCcgcaaagagaaagaagaagcagaTCAGCTCTTTGAGGAACAAAGGAAG AATTATGAGGCTCGAATTGACGCTCTACAAAAGCAGGTTGAAGAGCAGAGCATGACAATGTCTATGTACAGTAGTTACACACCAGAAGATTTCAATAACATTGAAGAAGATATCTTTG TCAACCCCTTATTTGACGCAGAGAGCAACTGGAGTGAGCGCGAATTCCAGCTAGCAGCATGGGCATTTCGCAAATGGAAATATCATCAGTTTACTAGTCTTCGAGATGACTTGTGGGGTAACGCAATTTTCCTCAAGGAAGCTAACGCCATTTCCGTAGAACTTAAGAAAAAG GTTCAGTTTCAGTTCACACTTCTGACAGACACATTATATTCACCATTGCCAGTTGACTTGTTACCAGCTATAGAGGATGAAGATGACGATGAGAGGCCCTTCCCTCGTACTATCGTGGCTGTTGAGGTCCAAGACACGAAAAATGGTGCTACACATTACTGGACTCTCGATAAGCTAAg ACAGCGCTTGGAGTTGATGCGACACATATACAATGAAGACTTGAGTCCCAGCACTCCGGAGGCCAAAGAGGATTTTTTCCCATGCCTTACAGTCTGCTCTAATCAGAAGTTCTCACTCGCAAATCTTTTGCCTTCGAG GCAAAGACTGGAGTTAATGCGAGAAATGTATCACAACGAAGCTGAGTTGTCGCCAACTTCGCCAGACTATAATATTGAAACCATTACCGGTGGCGATCCCTTCTATGATAGATTCCCATGGTTCCGGATGGTTGGAAG ATCCTTCATATACCTGAGCAATCTTATGTACCCTGTACCACTTATTCACAAAGTTGCTATTGTTAATGAAAAAGGAGATGTAAAGGGTTACTTAAGAGTTGCTGTTCAAGCTGTTATCG AAGAGGAAAACAGCGAATATTCGAGTGGCGTCAGACAGTCTGCTCGTATATCATTTGAAGATGATCTCTTTGGTAACCACAGATATAACAAACGAAATACCCTTCTTACACAAACTCTTGAAAAGAATCAGCAAAATCTTTTGCAAGAAGAACGCGTGGTTGAAGGATCAACCGAAGTGAAAGATTCTAAGGAGAGTAAGGATGACGAAGAAGTCGGTGATGCTGATAGTGGCAGAGGTGATAGTTCCGTATCTAGTGATATGAAAGAGGAAGAATTGCCGGAACATCTCCAGCCTGGAGTTGAATTTACCTTTAGAGTGACGGTACTACAAGCAATGGGAATTTCTACAGAATATGCAGATATTTTCTGTCAATTCAA ctTTTTGCATAGACATGACGAAGCTTTCTCAACTGAACCTGTTAAAAACGCTGGTAAAGGAAATCCACCATTGGGATTCTATCATGTACAGAAT aTAACAGTGACAGTCACCAAATCTTTCTTGGAATACCTGAAAACTCAACCTATTGTATTCGAAGTATTTGGTCACTATCAACAGCATCCATTACACAAAGATGCCAAGTTGGAGTA CAGTGCTAGGCAGCCACCAAAGAGGATGCTTCCACCTTCTATTCCCATCAGTCAACCAGTTCGTTCACCGAAGTTTGGCAGCGTGTTACCATCACCTAGCACATCGCATGTTCATGCTAAATATGATGTGCTAGTGTGGTTCGAAATTTGTGAACTTGCCCCTAATGGAGAATATGTACCGTCAGTAGTTGACCACAGCGATGATTTACCTTGCCGcggattatttttacttcatcAAGGAATCCAACGTCGTATTCGTATTACGATTGTTCACGAACATGCATCCGAACTTCGATGGAAAGATGTGAGAGAACTTGTTGTAGGACGTATTCGCAACACACCTGAACCTGAAGAAGAGGATAATGATTCTTCAGTATTATCTCTTGGTCTCTTCCCTGGAGAGTATTTGGAAATTCCGGGAGATGACAGATGCATGTTTAGATTTGAAGCAGCCTGGGACAGCTCTTTGCATAATTCAGCATTATTAAACAGAGTAACATCCTACGGAGAACAAATCTTTATGACCATTTCGGCTTACTTGGAA CTTGAAAACTGTGGAAGGCCAGCTATTATAACGAAGGATCTCAGTATGATCATCTACGGGAGGGATGCAAGAGTCGGCCCACGATCTCTGAAGCATTTGTTTAGTGGTCACTATCGAAATCAAGAAGCTAACAGACTCAGTGGTGTCTACGAGTTGGTTTTACGACGTGCGTCTGAAGCAGGTAGCCCAG GAGTACAAAGACGACAACGTAGAGTACTAGATACAAGTTCTACTTACGTTAGGGGTGAAGAAAACCTCCATGGATGGAGACCACGAGGTGATAGCTTGATTTTTGATCATCAATGGGAATTGGAAAAGCTTACTAGACTTGAAGAAGTAGAGCGAGTTCGGCACACTCTTTTACTCCGAGAAAGACTTGGAATTGATAAAGTTCCATTTTGCAATAAAACTGCACATGATTTTACCAAAAGTGAAAAA GAGGTATGCAATATGGTAGCAAAAGCCACTAACGAACCACATGCTAGCCCAATTAAACTCAAAAAATCTGCAAGCAAGGATGTCTATGAGCCTTGGGAAATGACAGATCGAGAGCGAGAACTTGCTACCAAATGTGTAAAGTTAATACAGGGGAGAATTCCCAGCAAAGAGCCAATCGTTTTGTCAGATGTTTCACCTGGGGAGGATGCTATAACTGATATGTCTACATCCATGATTTCATCAGTTATGTCTACGTCATCACAAGAGTCAGTATATCAACACAAATGTGATGGTTTTAAACAG CCGACAGGAATAATAGTCCGGACCCGATCTAAGTCGTGCATCTTTAGGTTGAGTTCTCCGGAGCGTGCTCGGCTCCAGGAACTCCAGGATAGTATGATGGCCGGGGAATCTGCTAGTCAAGTAAACAGTATGGCTCCAGCACCCCTTGGTTCTTCGTCACCATTGAAAGAAAGTTTAGTTCTATATGTACCAGAGGTTGAAGAAATTCGCATCAGCCCTGTTATTGCCAGGAAAGGATATTTGAATATCTTGGAACATAAAACTAATGGCTGGAAGAAACGATGGGTG GCTGTTCGTAGGCCTTACGTTTTTATCTTTAGAGAGGAAAAAGATCCGGTTGAACGAGCATTAATCAATCTTGCTACTGCACAAGTTGAATATTCTGAGGACCAATTAGCAATGGTCAAAGTACCTAATACATTCAG CGTGGTAACTAAACATCGAGGTTACCTGCTCCAAACACTTGGTGATAAGGAAGTCTACGACTGGCTTTATGCTATCAATCCGTTACTTGCTGGACAAATTAG GTCAAAACTGGCTCGCAAAGGTCCTGGTTCCAATATCGCTCCTATTACGCTAGCTCCACCTCCAGAACCTCAGACACAAGCTAAGTGA
- the LOC124416332 gene encoding kinesin-like protein unc-104 isoform X1 produces MSSVKVAVRVRPFNNRELSREAQCIIDMVGNTTSIINPKAPPGTKDAIKSFNYDYSYFSMDPNDENYSSQIMVYKDIGEEMLQHAFEGYNVCIFAYGQTGAGKSYTMMGKQEEGQEGIIPQICDDLFRKISRNSSDHLKYSVEVSYMEIYCERVRDLLNPKNKGNLRVREHPLLGPYVEDLSKLAVMSYQDIHDLIDEGNKARTVAATNMNETSSRSHAVFTIFFTQQRHDSTTDLITEKVSKISLVDLAGSERADSTGAKGTRLKEGANINKSLTTLGKVISALAEIAATKKKKKADFIPYRDSVLTWLLRENLGGNSKTAMIAAVSPADINYDETLSTLRYADRAKQIVCKAVVNEDANAKLIRELKEEIQKLRELLKQEGIDVQEGPDGKVTYEKKEPRDEPQTMKTSKREDDIKETRQRVPSHPASAIAEEAVDQLQASEKLIAELNETWEDKLKRTESIRLQREAVFAEMGVAVKEDGMTVGVFSPKKTPHLVNLNEDPFMSECLIYYIKDGFTRIGSAEANIPQDIQLCGPHILSEHCVFENHEGIITLMPKKGALIYVNGREITEPIVLKTGSRVILGKNHVFRFNHPDQVRSFKVRERREKNSPAETPGNGETVDWNFAQIELLEKQGIDLKAEMEKRLLVLEEQFRKEKEEADQLFEEQRKNYEARIDALQKQVEEQSMTMSMYSSYTPEDFNNIEEDIFVNPLFDAESNWSEREFQLAAWAFRKWKYHQFTSLRDDLWGNAIFLKEANAISVELKKKVQFQFTLLTDTLYSPLPVDLLPAIEDEDDDERPFPRTIVAVEVQDTKNGATHYWTLDKLRQRLELMRHIYNEDLSPSTPEAKEDFFPCLTVCSNQKFSLANLLPSRQRLELMREMYHNEAELSPTSPDYNIETITGGDPFYDRFPWFRMVGRSFIYLSNLMYPVPLIHKVAIVNEKGDVKGYLRVAVQAVIEEENSEYSSGVRQSARISFEDDLFGNHRYNKRNTLLTQTLEKNQQNLLQEERVVEGSTEVKDSKESKDDEEVGDADSGRGDSSVSSDMKEEELPEHLQPGVEFTFRVTVLQAMGISTEYADIFCQFNFLHRHDEAFSTEPVKNAGKGNPPLGFYHVQNITVTVTKSFLEYLKTQPIVFEVFGHYQQHPLHKDAKLEYSARQPPKRMLPPSIPISQPVRSPKFGSVLPSPSTSHVHAKYDVLVWFEICELAPNGEYVPSVVDHSDDLPCRGLFLLHQGIQRRIRITIVHEHASELRWKDVRELVVGRIRNTPEPEEEDNDSSVLSLGLFPGEYLEIPGDDRCMFRFEAAWDSSLHNSALLNRVTSYGEQIFMTISAYLELENCGRPAIITKDLSMIIYGRDARVGPRSLKHLFSGHYRNQEANRLSGVYELVLRRASEAGSPGVQRRQRRVLDTSSTYVRGEENLHGWRPRGDSLIFDHQWELEKLTRLEEVERVRHTLLLRERLGIDKVPFCNKTAHDFTKSEKEVCNMVAKATNEPHASPIKLKKSASKDVYEPWEMTDRERELATKCVKLIQGRIPSKEPIVLSDVSPGEDAITDMSTSMISSVMSTSSQESVYQHKCDGFKQPTGIIVRTRSKSCIFRLSSPERARLQELQDSMMAGESASQVNSMAPAPLGSSSPLKESLVLYVPEVEEIRISPVIARKGYLNILEHKTNGWKKRWVAVRRPYVFIFREEKDPVERALINLATAQVEYSEDQLAMVKVPNTFSVVTKHRGYLLQTLGDKEVYDWLYAINPLLAGQIRSKLARKGPGSNIAPITLAPPPEPQTQAK; encoded by the exons ATGTCGTCGGTGAAGGTGGCGGTCCGGGTGCGGCCCTTCAATAACCGTGAATTATCCCGAGAAGCTCAATGCATCATCGATATGGTTGGCAACACGACGT CTATCATAAATCCGAAAGCACCACCTGGTACCAAAGATGCTATCAAGAGCTTCAATTACGATTACTCCTATTTTTCTATGGAC CCGAACGATGAAAACTACTCTTCACAAATAATGGTGTATAAGGATATTGGAGAGGAGATGTTGCAGCATGCATTCGAGG GGTACAACGTATGTATCTTTGCTTATGGTCAAACCGGCGCGGGAAAATCTTATACGATGATGGGAAAGCAAGAAGAGGGCCAGGAAGGAATTATCCCACAAATATGTGACGATCTGTTTAGAAAAATCAGTAGAAATTCAAGTGATCATCTCAAATACTCCGTTGAAGTGAGCTACATGGAAATATATTGCGAACGAGTGCGTGATTTACttaatccgaaaaacaaaGGAAATTTACGAGTCAGAGAACATCCACTGCTGGGTCCTTATGTCGAAGATTTATCTAAGTTAGCAGTGATGTCGTATCAAGATATTCATGATCTTATTGACGAAGGCAATAAAGCcag GACTGTTGCGGCTACAAACATGAACGAAACATCCAGCAGATCCCACGCAGTgttcacaatattttttacacaacaAAGACACGACAGTACAACAGATCTAATCACGGAGAAAGTCAGTAAAATCTCACTGGTTGATTTGGCTGGCTCTGAAAGAGCAGATTCTACCGGTGCAAAAGGCACAAGACTCAAAGAAGGTGCCAATATCAATAAGAGTTTGACTACTCTGGGAAAAGTTATCAGTGCATTAGCTGAAATT GCG gcaacgaaaaagaagaagaaagcaGACTTCATCCCATACAGAGATTCGGTTTTGACATGGTTACTCCGTGAAAATCTTGGTGGAAATTCGAAGACCGCTATGATTGCAGCTGTTAGCCCAGCTGACATTAATTACGATGAAACTCTTTCCACATTGAG atatgCAGACAGAGCAAAACAGATTGTTTGCAAAGCTGTTGTCAATGAGGATGCTAATGCTAAACTTATTAgagaattgaaagaagaaattcagAAGCTGCGGGAGCTTCTAAAACAGGAGGGCATCGACGTACAAGAAG GGCCAGATGGTAAAGTCActtatgaaaagaaagaaccTA GAGATGAACCACAAACGATGAAAACTTCCAAGAGAGAGGACGATATTAAAGAAACAAGACAACGAGTACCATCACATCCCGCGTCTGCCATTGCCGAAGAGGCTGTAGACCAGCTACAAGCTAGTGAGAAACTTATAGCTG AATTGAACGAAACTTGGGAGGATAAAttgaaacgaacggaatcaaTACGTCTACAGAGAGAAGCTGTGTTTGCTGAAATGGGTGTCGCCGTAAAAGAAGACGGCATGACCGTTGGtgtattttcaccaaaaaagaCACCGCATTTAGTAAATCTCAATGAAGATCCATTCATGTCCGAGTGTCTCATTTACTACATTAAAGATGGTTTCACAAGAATTGGTTCTGCCGAAGCAAACATCCCACAGGATATACAATTATGTGGACCACACATTTTGAGCGAGCATTGTGTATTTGAGAATCACGAGGGTATTATCACATTGATGCCAAAGAAGGGAGCACTAATATACGTGAATGGCCGCGAGATCACAGAGCCAATCGTTCTCAAAACTGGATCTCGAGTAATATTGGGAAAGAATCACGTGTTTAGATTCAACCACCCTGATCAAg TGCGTTCGTTCAAAGTGCGGGAGCGGCGTGAGAAAAATTCACCAGCTGAAACACCAGGCAATGGTGAGACTGTGGATTGGAATTTTGCACAGATTGAACTGCTTGAGAAACAAGGTATTGACTTGAAAGCTGAGATGGAAAAAAGACTATTAGTCCTCGAGGAACAATTCcgcaaagagaaagaagaagcagaTCAGCTCTTTGAGGAACAAAGGAAG AATTATGAGGCTCGAATTGACGCTCTACAAAAGCAGGTTGAAGAGCAGAGCATGACAATGTCTATGTACAGTAGTTACACACCAGAAGATTTCAATAACATTGAAGAAGATATCTTTG TCAACCCCTTATTTGACGCAGAGAGCAACTGGAGTGAGCGCGAATTCCAGCTAGCAGCATGGGCATTTCGCAAATGGAAATATCATCAGTTTACTAGTCTTCGAGATGACTTGTGGGGTAACGCAATTTTCCTCAAGGAAGCTAACGCCATTTCCGTAGAACTTAAGAAAAAG GTTCAGTTTCAGTTCACACTTCTGACAGACACATTATATTCACCATTGCCAGTTGACTTGTTACCAGCTATAGAGGATGAAGATGACGATGAGAGGCCCTTCCCTCGTACTATCGTGGCTGTTGAGGTCCAAGACACGAAAAATGGTGCTACACATTACTGGACTCTCGATAAGCTAAg ACAGCGCTTGGAGTTGATGCGACACATATACAATGAAGACTTGAGTCCCAGCACTCCGGAGGCCAAAGAGGATTTTTTCCCATGCCTTACAGTCTGCTCTAATCAGAAGTTCTCACTCGCAAATCTTTTGCCTTCGAG GCAAAGACTGGAGTTAATGCGAGAAATGTATCACAACGAAGCTGAGTTGTCGCCAACTTCGCCAGACTATAATATTGAAACCATTACCGGTGGCGATCCCTTCTATGATAGATTCCCATGGTTCCGGATGGTTGGAAG ATCCTTCATATACCTGAGCAATCTTATGTACCCTGTACCACTTATTCACAAAGTTGCTATTGTTAATGAAAAAGGAGATGTAAAGGGTTACTTAAGAGTTGCTGTTCAAGCTGTTATCG AAGAGGAAAACAGCGAATATTCGAGTGGCGTCAGACAGTCTGCTCGTATATCATTTGAAGATGATCTCTTTGGTAACCACAGATATAACAAACGAAATACCCTTCTTACACAAACTCTTGAAAAGAATCAGCAAAATCTTTTGCAAGAAGAACGCGTGGTTGAAGGATCAACCGAAGTGAAAGATTCTAAGGAGAGTAAGGATGACGAAGAAGTCGGTGATGCTGATAGTGGCAGAGGTGATAGTTCCGTATCTAGTGATATGAAAGAGGAAGAATTGCCGGAACATCTCCAGCCTGGAGTTGAATTTACCTTTAGAGTGACGGTACTACAAGCAATGGGAATTTCTACAGAATATGCAGATATTTTCTGTCAATTCAA ctTTTTGCATAGACATGACGAAGCTTTCTCAACTGAACCTGTTAAAAACGCTGGTAAAGGAAATCCACCATTGGGATTCTATCATGTACAGAAT aTAACAGTGACAGTCACCAAATCTTTCTTGGAATACCTGAAAACTCAACCTATTGTATTCGAAGTATTTGGTCACTATCAACAGCATCCATTACACAAAGATGCCAAGTTGGAGTA CAGTGCTAGGCAGCCACCAAAGAGGATGCTTCCACCTTCTATTCCCATCAGTCAACCAGTTCGTTCACCGAAGTTTGGCAGCGTGTTACCATCACCTAGCACATCGCATGTTCATGCTAAATATGATGTGCTAGTGTGGTTCGAAATTTGTGAACTTGCCCCTAATGGAGAATATGTACCGTCAGTAGTTGACCACAGCGATGATTTACCTTGCCGcggattatttttacttcatcAAGGAATCCAACGTCGTATTCGTATTACGATTGTTCACGAACATGCATCCGAACTTCGATGGAAAGATGTGAGAGAACTTGTTGTAGGACGTATTCGCAACACACCTGAACCTGAAGAAGAGGATAATGATTCTTCAGTATTATCTCTTGGTCTCTTCCCTGGAGAGTATTTGGAAATTCCGGGAGATGACAGATGCATGTTTAGATTTGAAGCAGCCTGGGACAGCTCTTTGCATAATTCAGCATTATTAAACAGAGTAACATCCTACGGAGAACAAATCTTTATGACCATTTCGGCTTACTTGGAA CTTGAAAACTGTGGAAGGCCAGCTATTATAACGAAGGATCTCAGTATGATCATCTACGGGAGGGATGCAAGAGTCGGCCCACGATCTCTGAAGCATTTGTTTAGTGGTCACTATCGAAATCAAGAAGCTAACAGACTCAGTGGTGTCTACGAGTTGGTTTTACGACGTGCGTCTGAAGCAGGTAGCCCAG GAGTACAAAGACGACAACGTAGAGTACTAGATACAAGTTCTACTTACGTTAGGGGTGAAGAAAACCTCCATGGATGGAGACCACGAGGTGATAGCTTGATTTTTGATCATCAATGGGAATTGGAAAAGCTTACTAGACTTGAAGAAGTAGAGCGAGTTCGGCACACTCTTTTACTCCGAGAAAGACTTGGAATTGATAAAGTTCCATTTTGCAATAAAACTGCACATGATTTTACCAAAAGTGAAAAA GAGGTATGCAATATGGTAGCAAAAGCCACTAACGAACCACATGCTAGCCCAATTAAACTCAAAAAATCTGCAAGCAAGGATGTCTATGAGCCTTGGGAAATGACAGATCGAGAGCGAGAACTTGCTACCAAATGTGTAAAGTTAATACAGGGGAGAATTCCCAGCAAAGAGCCAATCGTTTTGTCAGATGTTTCACCTGGGGAGGATGCTATAACTGATATGTCTACATCCATGATTTCATCAGTTATGTCTACGTCATCACAAGAGTCAGTATATCAACACAAATGTGATGGTTTTAAACAG CCGACAGGAATAATAGTCCGGACCCGATCTAAGTCGTGCATCTTTAGGTTGAGTTCTCCGGAGCGTGCTCGGCTCCAGGAACTCCAGGATAGTATGATGGCCGGGGAATCTGCTAGTCAAGTAAACAGTATGGCTCCAGCACCCCTTGGTTCTTCGTCACCATTGAAAGAAAGTTTAGTTCTATATGTACCAGAGGTTGAAGAAATTCGCATCAGCCCTGTTATTGCCAGGAAAGGATATTTGAATATCTTGGAACATAAAACTAATGGCTGGAAGAAACGATGGGTG GCTGTTCGTAGGCCTTACGTTTTTATCTTTAGAGAGGAAAAAGATCCGGTTGAACGAGCATTAATCAATCTTGCTACTGCACAAGTTGAATATTCTGAGGACCAATTAGCAATGGTCAAAGTACCTAATACATTCAG CGTGGTAACTAAACATCGAGGTTACCTGCTCCAAACACTTGGTGATAAGGAAGTCTACGACTGGCTTTATGCTATCAATCCGTTACTTGCTGGACAAATTAG GTCAAAACTGGCTCGCAAAGGTCCTGGTTCCAATATCGCTCCTATTACGCTAGCTCCACCTCCAGAACCTCAGACACAAGCTAAGTGA